A section of the Kribbella sp. HUAS MG21 genome encodes:
- a CDS encoding polysaccharide lyase 6 family protein — protein MDRRTFLTSSGVVALSVVAARPALAAAQATVTSLAELQQAINSATAGTTITMANGSYAVPSGSPIRVSNRHGSSSAPITIVAQSRGGVTLTGAQSFVFSGSSDITISGFAFRQSTTLEIPADCPRIRLTRNDLRFAAETGHWVVVRGNDAKIDRNTFHDKATVGCYLVIDGPGSEAMAQRTHILRNHFRDHTFPGDNGGEPIRLGVSGRALSIADATVEYNLFERVNGDPEAISVKSSGNTIRYNTVRDSLGGIVLRHGNDNRVESNYLLSGDNGIRIYGNDHLIVNNYVDGVAGAGIVLGSGTERDHYAGEPTDSRRGNDAPDRVTIVLNTLRNNSQAVAGESQRTVPPLDCVIADNLMVGGSGELVDMPYLGGISWSGNIVWGQAATGNMPSAGYTRADPKLTAGSDGVYRLGSGSAAVNAAKLDHAGQVTDDVDGQPRSAPYDVGADEYSTGTPLRRPLTATDVGPNAT, from the coding sequence ATGGACCGTCGTACGTTCTTGACCAGTAGTGGAGTCGTCGCCTTGTCCGTGGTGGCAGCGCGACCAGCGCTAGCAGCGGCGCAGGCGACGGTGACGTCGCTGGCCGAGTTGCAGCAGGCGATCAACAGCGCCACCGCGGGCACCACGATCACGATGGCGAACGGTTCGTACGCCGTGCCGTCCGGGTCGCCGATCCGCGTCAGCAACCGGCACGGCAGCAGCAGCGCGCCGATCACGATCGTGGCGCAGAGCCGCGGCGGCGTGACGCTGACCGGCGCCCAGAGCTTCGTGTTCTCCGGTTCGTCGGACATCACGATCAGCGGGTTCGCGTTCCGGCAGAGTACGACGCTGGAGATCCCGGCGGACTGCCCGCGGATCCGGCTGACCCGCAACGACCTGCGCTTCGCCGCGGAGACCGGGCACTGGGTCGTCGTCCGCGGCAACGACGCGAAGATCGACCGCAACACGTTCCACGACAAAGCCACCGTCGGCTGCTACCTGGTGATCGACGGGCCGGGCTCCGAGGCGATGGCGCAGCGCACGCACATCCTGCGGAACCACTTCCGCGACCACACGTTCCCCGGCGACAACGGCGGCGAGCCGATCCGGCTCGGCGTCAGCGGCCGCGCGCTCAGCATCGCCGACGCGACGGTCGAGTACAACCTGTTCGAGCGGGTGAACGGCGACCCGGAAGCGATCTCGGTGAAGTCCTCGGGCAACACGATCCGGTACAACACGGTCCGCGACAGCCTCGGCGGGATCGTCCTGCGGCACGGCAACGACAACCGGGTCGAGAGCAACTACCTGCTGTCCGGCGACAACGGGATCCGGATCTACGGCAACGACCACCTGATCGTGAACAACTACGTCGACGGAGTCGCCGGCGCCGGGATCGTGCTCGGCAGCGGGACCGAGCGCGACCACTACGCCGGCGAGCCGACCGACTCGCGCCGCGGCAACGACGCGCCCGACCGGGTCACGATCGTGCTGAACACCTTGCGGAACAACAGCCAGGCCGTGGCCGGTGAAAGCCAGCGGACCGTCCCGCCGCTGGACTGCGTGATCGCGGACAACCTGATGGTCGGCGGCAGCGGCGAACTCGTCGACATGCCGTATCTCGGCGGCATCAGCTGGTCGGGCAACATCGTCTGGGGCCAGGCGGCCACCGGCAACATGCCGTCCGCGGGCTACACCCGGGCCGACCCGAAGCTGACCGCGGGCAGTGACGGCGTGTACCGGCTCGGCTCGGGCAGCGCAGCCGTGAACGCCGCCAAGCTCGACCACGCGGGGCAGGTCACCGACGACGTCGACGGTCAGCCGCGCAGCGCGCCGTACGACGTGGGCGCCGACGAGTACTCGACGGGTACGCCGCTGCGCCGGCCGCTGACCGCCACCGACGTCGGCCCGAACGCCACCTAG
- a CDS encoding sugar ABC transporter permease — translation MSVHQATRVTGSAPPAARAEPPAGRQRLSRRRSGQWWVPWLFLAPALILFLYFKFIPMAQAIGMSVQDVRPYLGNTWVGGANYAEVLGSDGFRSAAWNTVVLAVGQTAGSMILGFCLALLVEGQTRKLTFIRSAAFLPVVVPLAVTAELWRIMYHPTGDGLINQVIGLVGLGPSGFINDPQTSLASIAVTGIWRGAPYDMMIFLAGLAGIDRGLYEAATVDGASTRQRILHVTLPGLRPVFAILFVLAAVRGFRTFTEVFLLTNGGPNGSTEVVMTLIYKLGLEQSRLGVGSAGAVLLFAATLVLTVCVQLLRRRRSA, via the coding sequence GTGAGCGTTCACCAGGCGACCCGGGTGACCGGCTCGGCGCCCCCGGCGGCACGAGCCGAGCCGCCGGCGGGTCGTCAACGACTCAGCCGGCGGCGCAGTGGGCAGTGGTGGGTGCCGTGGTTGTTCCTGGCACCCGCGCTGATCCTGTTCCTGTACTTCAAGTTCATCCCGATGGCGCAGGCGATCGGGATGTCGGTCCAGGACGTCCGGCCGTACCTCGGCAACACCTGGGTCGGCGGCGCGAACTACGCCGAGGTACTCGGCTCGGACGGCTTCCGGTCCGCGGCCTGGAACACGGTCGTGCTCGCGGTCGGGCAGACGGCCGGGTCGATGATCCTCGGGTTCTGCCTGGCCCTGCTGGTCGAGGGCCAGACCCGGAAGCTGACCTTCATCCGCTCGGCCGCGTTCCTGCCGGTCGTCGTACCGCTGGCCGTGACCGCCGAACTGTGGCGGATCATGTACCACCCGACCGGTGACGGCCTGATCAACCAGGTGATCGGTCTGGTCGGGCTCGGTCCGTCCGGGTTCATCAACGACCCGCAGACGTCGCTCGCCTCGATCGCCGTCACCGGGATCTGGCGCGGGGCGCCGTACGACATGATGATCTTCCTGGCCGGGCTGGCGGGGATCGACCGCGGGCTGTACGAGGCCGCGACGGTGGACGGGGCGTCGACCCGGCAGCGGATCCTGCACGTCACCCTGCCCGGGCTGCGGCCGGTGTTCGCGATCCTGTTCGTGCTCGCCGCGGTCCGGGGATTCCGGACGTTCACCGAGGTGTTCCTGCTGACGAACGGCGGGCCGAACGGCTCGACCGAGGTCGTCATGACGCTGATCTACAAGCTCGGGCTGGAGCAGAGCCGGCTCGGTGTCGGCTCGGCCGGCGCGGTGCTGCTGTTCGCGGCCACGCTCGTGCTGACCGTGTGCGTCCAGCTGCTGCGACGGAGGAGATCCGCATGA
- a CDS encoding AraC family transcriptional regulator, whose translation MSTAPTTALGEQEIIRTYLDRLRLDLVVAARITKVHREWSRPLLPDPFSRLYLILEGEGRLVVGEQELFPRPGELVYLPAEVPVSYETISDNVFRKHWLHFNALIGDRDIGEMLTLPYIVPSRAPEEAAALFEQVGAADRDPPGLATPLRLRSALTALFAHYLDSAPPGAVRLSPQQTTESAIVRYIQENLATLPSVEELAAVFGYDLPAFLRHFRTEFGLSPKQYIKRARIEWAQRELAATARPMEEIAAAVGMDQSYFSKVFRQVSSVTPSEYRKLYRPNS comes from the coding sequence ATGAGCACCGCGCCGACGACTGCGCTGGGGGAGCAGGAGATCATCCGGACCTATCTCGACCGGCTGCGCCTCGACCTGGTGGTCGCCGCCCGGATCACCAAGGTGCATCGCGAGTGGTCGCGCCCGTTGTTACCCGATCCGTTCTCGCGGCTGTACCTGATCCTGGAGGGGGAGGGTCGGCTCGTCGTGGGGGAGCAGGAGCTGTTCCCGCGGCCGGGCGAGCTGGTGTATCTGCCGGCCGAGGTGCCGGTGTCGTACGAGACGATCAGCGACAACGTGTTCCGCAAGCACTGGCTGCACTTCAACGCGCTGATCGGCGACCGCGACATCGGCGAGATGCTGACGCTGCCGTACATCGTCCCGAGCCGCGCCCCCGAGGAGGCGGCGGCGCTGTTCGAGCAGGTCGGCGCCGCCGATCGCGATCCGCCCGGTCTCGCCACGCCACTGCGGCTGCGCTCGGCGCTGACCGCGCTGTTCGCGCACTACCTGGACAGCGCCCCGCCCGGCGCCGTCCGGCTGTCACCGCAGCAGACGACCGAGTCCGCGATCGTCCGGTACATCCAGGAGAACCTCGCGACGCTGCCGAGCGTGGAGGAGCTCGCGGCGGTGTTCGGCTACGACCTGCCGGCGTTCCTGCGGCACTTCCGCACCGAGTTCGGCCTGTCGCCGAAGCAGTACATCAAACGGGCCCGGATCGAATGGGCCCAGCGCGAGTTGGCGGCGACCGCCCGGCCGATGGAGGAGATCGCGGCCGCCGTCGGGATGGATCAGTCCTATTTCTCGAAGGTCTTCCGGCAGGTGAGTTCGGTGACCCCGAGCGAGTACCGAAAGTTGTACCGCCCCAACAGCTAG
- a CDS encoding glycerophosphodiester phosphodiesterase, with translation MYPYLDHDGPIAMAHRGGAKHPDNLGYENSLRAFQHAVDLGYRYLETDLHATSDGVVIAFHDTRLDRVTDRTGVIAQLPWSEVSKAKINGNEPIPRLDELLEHFPETRFNLDIKAEGGLEPAAKVLRAANAIDRICVSSFSQSRVRRIRSLLGPRLCTGYGDWETALIRFLPFGVPSRGACLQIPERYGALRVLTPGLVRRAHSRGKQVHLWTVDDAAVIRRMLDAGVDGIITDRTDVLRDVLIERGQWH, from the coding sequence GTGTATCCCTACCTCGACCACGACGGGCCGATCGCGATGGCGCACCGCGGCGGCGCGAAGCACCCGGACAACCTCGGGTACGAGAACTCGCTGCGCGCGTTCCAGCACGCGGTCGACCTCGGGTACCGGTACCTGGAGACGGACCTGCACGCGACCAGCGACGGTGTCGTGATCGCGTTCCACGACACCCGGCTCGACCGCGTCACCGACCGGACCGGGGTGATCGCTCAGCTGCCCTGGTCCGAGGTCAGCAAGGCGAAGATCAACGGCAACGAGCCGATCCCCCGCCTGGACGAGTTGCTGGAACACTTCCCCGAGACCCGGTTCAACCTCGACATCAAGGCCGAGGGCGGCCTCGAGCCCGCCGCCAAGGTGCTCCGGGCGGCGAACGCCATAGACCGGATCTGCGTCTCGTCGTTCTCCCAGTCCCGGGTCCGGCGGATCCGCTCGCTGCTCGGCCCGCGACTGTGCACGGGGTACGGCGACTGGGAGACGGCGCTGATCCGGTTCCTGCCGTTCGGGGTGCCCTCGCGAGGCGCCTGCCTGCAGATCCCCGAGCGGTACGGCGCGCTCCGGGTGCTCACGCCCGGCCTGGTCCGGCGGGCGCACTCCCGCGGCAAGCAGGTGCACCTGTGGACGGTCGACGACGCCGCCGTGATCCGCCGGATGCTGGACGCGGGCGTGGACGGCATCATCACCGACCGCACCGACGTACTGCGGGACGTCCTGATCGAGCGAGGTCAGTGGCACTGA
- a CDS encoding class I SAM-dependent methyltransferase: MNDIQASYNTAAADYHAILKDYHRQDPFETGALEYFAALVSDGPVGDLGCGTGRITTYLAGKGLDVFGVDLTPGMIEVARREYPELRFEVGSLFDLDLKDGELAGALAWYSLVHTPRADLPAVFAELFRVLRPGGHLVHGFKVGDGSRHLSQAYGHDLDLEVYLYDVADVAGLLADAGFAEVATLTRAALPGEKDAGQAALVVRKPATP; the protein is encoded by the coding sequence GTGAACGACATCCAAGCCTCGTACAACACCGCCGCCGCCGACTACCACGCGATCCTGAAGGACTACCACCGGCAGGACCCGTTCGAGACCGGCGCCCTGGAGTACTTCGCCGCGCTCGTCAGCGACGGACCCGTCGGGGACCTCGGCTGCGGCACCGGCCGGATCACGACGTACCTGGCCGGCAAGGGGCTGGATGTCTTCGGCGTCGACCTGACGCCCGGGATGATCGAGGTGGCTCGGCGGGAGTACCCGGAGCTGCGGTTCGAGGTCGGGTCGCTGTTCGACCTGGACCTCAAGGACGGCGAGCTGGCCGGGGCGCTCGCCTGGTACTCGCTGGTCCACACGCCGCGCGCGGACCTGCCGGCGGTGTTCGCCGAACTGTTCCGGGTGCTCCGGCCCGGCGGCCACCTCGTGCATGGGTTCAAGGTCGGCGACGGCAGCCGGCACCTCAGCCAGGCGTACGGCCACGACCTGGACCTCGAGGTCTACCTGTACGACGTCGCGGATGTCGCCGGGCTGCTCGCGGACGCCGGGTTCGCCGAGGTGGCGACCCTGACGCGCGCGGCGCTGCCCGGCGAGAAGGACGCCGGACAGGCCGCGCTCGTCGTCCGCAAGCCCGCTACCCCTTGA
- a CDS encoding carbohydrate ABC transporter permease, producing the protein MSAATETALGLTERTGVGARIAKFVIYAGLFTVFAGPLLALLVGSFNHVSDPTQLSVVPRTPTLDNFRIAFDHGVLRYLLNSFFVVGFGLLLQVAVSVLAGYALARKVFPLMTLVMVAILATMMLPEEILALPLTLVLADVPLLHVNLMGTLAGMIVPLGAWAFSILVMTEFMKDVPRELEEAARIDGAGELRIFAQIILPLCKPALGVIGVFGFTMIWDQYLLPLLVAQNSSAYTLPLALRTLRIDPAVTPGVVLAASLLALLPSVLVFLLFQRSFARGLTSGALKG; encoded by the coding sequence ATGAGTGCTGCCACCGAGACCGCGCTCGGACTCACCGAGCGCACGGGCGTCGGCGCCCGGATCGCGAAGTTCGTGATCTACGCGGGGCTGTTCACGGTCTTCGCCGGCCCGCTGCTCGCGCTGCTGGTCGGCTCGTTCAACCACGTGTCGGACCCGACCCAGCTGAGCGTCGTGCCGAGGACGCCGACGCTCGACAACTTCCGGATCGCGTTCGACCACGGCGTACTGCGGTACTTGCTGAACTCGTTCTTCGTGGTCGGATTCGGGCTGCTGCTGCAGGTGGCGGTGTCGGTGCTCGCGGGGTACGCGCTGGCCCGCAAGGTGTTCCCGCTGATGACGCTGGTGATGGTCGCGATCCTCGCCACGATGATGCTGCCCGAGGAGATCCTCGCGCTGCCGCTCACGCTGGTGCTGGCCGACGTACCGCTGCTGCACGTCAACCTGATGGGGACACTCGCCGGGATGATCGTGCCGCTCGGCGCGTGGGCGTTCTCGATCCTGGTGATGACCGAGTTCATGAAGGACGTGCCGCGCGAGCTCGAGGAGGCGGCGCGGATCGACGGCGCCGGCGAGCTGCGGATCTTCGCGCAGATCATCCTGCCGCTGTGCAAGCCGGCGCTCGGTGTGATCGGGGTGTTCGGCTTCACGATGATCTGGGACCAGTACCTGCTGCCGCTGCTCGTGGCGCAGAACTCGTCGGCGTACACGCTGCCGCTGGCGCTGCGGACGCTGCGGATCGACCCGGCCGTGACGCCGGGCGTCGTCCTGGCGGCGTCGTTGCTGGCGCTGCTGCCGTCCGTGCTGGTGTTCCTGCTGTTCCAACGTTCGTTCGCCCGAGGGCTCACCTCCGGCGCACTCAAGGGGTGA
- a CDS encoding MFS transporter, translating into MGILSAPPAVDQREYWGFSLYDWANSGYVTTTGTVLFAPYLTSVAESAACGYVGTTDRPCHTNLDVLGLGISPGSLAFYVVTVATLVSALFLPVVGAIADRMTRKKLLMCGFAWAGALAASSMVFVGGGRWLLGAVLLFVGNLCLGSSLVVYDSILIDIAPPDQRDAVSSRAWAFGYAGGFLLLLVNLAVVTAHEALGMSQGTAVRISLLSAGLWWGLFTFVPFFRLRDRPPVAVVQVRSGSLVRQSFGQLAATLRHLRAYKMTMLFLIAYLFFNDGIQTVISVSSTYGEKQLGFETQVLIATILLVQFVAFFGALAFGRFAQRYGAQRTIAGGLVLWILIVIAGFLLPERQIVPFLTMGVAIGIVLGGTQALSRSAYSQLIPKGREAEYFSLYQAGERGTSWLGTLVFGLVHQLTGSYRPAIVALGLFFVVGLALLSRVDMRRGITEAGNAQPTVV; encoded by the coding sequence ATGGGAATCCTCTCCGCGCCGCCGGCGGTCGACCAGCGCGAGTACTGGGGCTTCAGCCTCTACGACTGGGCCAACTCGGGCTATGTGACGACCACCGGCACCGTGCTGTTCGCGCCGTACCTGACCTCGGTCGCGGAGAGCGCCGCCTGCGGGTACGTCGGGACGACCGACCGGCCGTGCCACACGAACCTGGACGTGCTCGGGCTCGGCATCTCCCCCGGTTCGCTGGCGTTCTACGTGGTGACGGTCGCGACGCTGGTGTCGGCGCTGTTCCTGCCGGTGGTCGGCGCGATCGCGGACCGGATGACCCGCAAGAAGCTGCTGATGTGCGGGTTCGCCTGGGCCGGGGCGCTGGCGGCGAGCAGCATGGTGTTCGTCGGCGGCGGACGGTGGCTGCTCGGCGCGGTGCTGCTGTTCGTCGGGAACCTGTGTCTCGGCTCGTCACTGGTGGTGTACGACTCGATCCTGATCGACATCGCCCCGCCCGACCAGCGCGACGCCGTCTCGTCGCGCGCCTGGGCCTTCGGGTACGCCGGCGGCTTCCTGCTGCTCCTGGTCAACCTGGCAGTGGTGACCGCCCACGAGGCCCTGGGCATGAGTCAGGGCACCGCGGTGCGGATCAGCCTGCTCAGTGCCGGGTTGTGGTGGGGGTTGTTCACGTTCGTCCCGTTCTTCCGGCTGCGGGACCGGCCGCCGGTCGCCGTCGTGCAGGTCCGCAGCGGCAGCCTGGTCCGGCAGAGCTTCGGACAGCTCGCGGCGACGTTGCGGCACTTGCGCGCGTACAAGATGACGATGCTGTTCCTGATCGCCTACCTGTTCTTCAACGACGGGATCCAGACCGTCATCTCGGTGTCGTCGACGTACGGCGAGAAGCAGCTCGGGTTCGAGACGCAGGTGCTGATCGCGACGATCCTGCTGGTGCAGTTCGTCGCGTTCTTCGGGGCACTGGCGTTCGGCCGGTTCGCCCAGCGGTACGGCGCGCAGCGGACGATCGCGGGCGGGCTGGTGCTCTGGATCCTGATCGTGATCGCGGGCTTCCTGCTGCCCGAGCGGCAGATCGTGCCGTTCCTGACGATGGGCGTCGCGATCGGGATCGTGCTCGGCGGTACCCAGGCGCTGTCGAGGTCGGCGTACAGCCAGCTGATCCCGAAGGGCCGCGAGGCGGAGTACTTCTCGCTCTACCAGGCGGGCGAACGCGGGACGTCGTGGCTCGGCACGCTGGTATTCGGTCTGGTCCACCAGCTCACCGGCTCGTACCGCCCCGCGATCGTCGCCCTCGGGCTGTTCTTCGTCGTCGGCCTCGCGCTGCTGTCGCGGGTCGACATGCGCCGCGGCATCACCGAGGCCGGCAACGCCCAGCCGACTGTCGTCTAG
- a CDS encoding sugar ABC transporter substrate-binding protein, with product MTMRSFKVLAAGVGIALTVAACGAGGAEQAKQDPSAPLELWTRTTPGGDGEKGMKKLAAAFEAATGQKVEVTAIFDDFETKLSQRAAQKDLPDIVMNDSSQLGTMVSQGIVREVDLASIKGSDQLLEPALAAARAADGKTYGVPYSAQASALLVRKDWLKKVGQTAPANWDQLVALAKAFTTQDPDGNGKADTYGLAVPGSTKRGYASWYFSNFLWAGGGDFIAKQSDGKFKPAMTTPESVAATKWFRDLACRSKVVQPGAATMDTPPTNETFEAGRTGMYVVGPYLMPRFDSSLGKDKYDVVPMPQGPKDATVLAEGGSVYLMAGSKNEAGQNAFAGFAISAEGQKLGMQGEKAFIVQLPVNKSVDVTTVRPDPRWKLYADAYREHGRYAPSIPNWTAVRQSTADTMNALIADCGLDLDAELKKLDQKLGEALSQQGIGAS from the coding sequence GGTGGCGGCCTGCGGTGCGGGCGGTGCCGAGCAGGCGAAGCAGGATCCGTCCGCCCCGCTGGAGCTGTGGACCCGCACCACGCCCGGCGGCGACGGCGAGAAGGGCATGAAGAAGCTGGCCGCGGCCTTCGAGGCGGCGACCGGCCAGAAGGTCGAGGTGACGGCGATCTTCGACGACTTCGAGACCAAGCTGTCCCAGCGCGCGGCGCAGAAGGACCTGCCGGACATCGTGATGAACGATTCGTCCCAGCTGGGCACGATGGTGTCCCAGGGCATCGTCCGCGAGGTCGACCTGGCCTCGATCAAGGGCAGCGACCAACTGCTCGAGCCCGCACTCGCCGCCGCGCGCGCCGCGGACGGCAAGACGTACGGCGTCCCGTACTCGGCACAGGCCTCCGCGCTGCTGGTCCGCAAGGACTGGCTGAAGAAGGTCGGCCAGACCGCCCCGGCGAACTGGGACCAGCTGGTCGCCCTGGCGAAGGCCTTCACCACCCAGGACCCGGACGGCAACGGCAAGGCCGACACCTACGGCCTGGCGGTGCCCGGCTCCACGAAGCGCGGCTACGCCTCCTGGTACTTCTCGAACTTCCTCTGGGCCGGCGGTGGCGACTTCATCGCCAAGCAGTCCGACGGCAAGTTCAAGCCCGCGATGACCACCCCGGAGTCGGTGGCCGCCACCAAGTGGTTCCGCGACCTGGCCTGTAGGTCGAAGGTCGTCCAGCCCGGCGCGGCGACGATGGACACCCCGCCGACCAACGAGACCTTCGAAGCGGGCAGGACCGGCATGTACGTCGTCGGCCCGTACCTGATGCCCCGCTTCGACAGCTCGCTCGGCAAGGACAAGTACGACGTCGTACCGATGCCCCAGGGCCCGAAGGACGCGACGGTGCTCGCCGAGGGCGGCAGCGTCTACCTGATGGCCGGCTCGAAGAACGAGGCTGGGCAGAACGCGTTCGCCGGCTTCGCGATCTCGGCCGAGGGCCAGAAGCTCGGCATGCAGGGCGAGAAGGCCTTCATCGTGCAACTGCCGGTGAACAAGAGCGTCGACGTCACGACGGTGCGCCCCGATCCACGGTGGAAGCTGTACGCCGACGCGTACCGCGAGCACGGGCGCTACGCACCGTCGATCCCGAACTGGACCGCGGTCCGGCAGAGCACCGCGGACACGATGAACGCGCTGATCGCCGACTGCGGCCTGGACCTGGACGCCGAGCTGAAGAAGCTCGACCAGAAGCTCGGCGAGGCACTCAGCCAGCAGGGCATCGGCGCGTCGTGA
- a CDS encoding aminotransferase class V-fold PLP-dependent enzyme produces MTVLTPRPDLWTLDPEVVHLNHGSYGAVPRRTQELMARLRTQMDANPMRWFRTVAERLTTSRLALASYLGTDPDGFALVANASAGVTVALHTLPIPAGSRIVLTDHVYGAVRYAAERIAKDRGAEVVIVGIPLEADDETVVALIARQLDNASVLIVDQITSGTAKVFPIDALVTAAHEHGVPIVVDGAHAPALIDAPAAAGADFWTGNFHKWPAAPRATAGLVVAERWRAASKPLIVSWSEYDERMPERFDTQGTYDYVPWIAAPESLRALADLNWPTRRPQLTGLVEEGSRILAKALGTGIAEVVHPPATMRLVELPSSVDLAGGEALKKRVSRELKAEITLTGFEGRGFVRLSAHAYNSLADYEKLSAGLPRLLA; encoded by the coding sequence ATGACGGTACTCACGCCCCGCCCCGACCTGTGGACCCTCGATCCCGAGGTCGTGCACCTCAACCACGGTTCGTACGGCGCGGTGCCGCGCCGGACCCAGGAGCTGATGGCCCGGTTGCGGACCCAGATGGACGCGAATCCGATGCGCTGGTTCCGGACCGTCGCCGAGCGGCTGACCACGAGCCGGCTGGCGCTGGCGTCGTACCTCGGCACCGACCCCGACGGCTTCGCCCTGGTCGCGAACGCGAGCGCCGGGGTGACGGTCGCGCTGCACACGCTGCCGATCCCCGCGGGCAGCCGGATCGTGCTGACCGACCACGTGTACGGCGCGGTGCGGTACGCCGCCGAGCGGATCGCGAAGGACCGCGGCGCCGAGGTCGTGATCGTCGGGATCCCGCTGGAGGCCGACGACGAGACCGTGGTCGCGCTGATCGCGCGGCAACTGGACAACGCGTCGGTGCTGATCGTGGACCAGATCACCTCGGGTACGGCGAAGGTGTTCCCGATCGACGCCCTGGTGACGGCCGCGCACGAACACGGCGTACCGATCGTGGTGGACGGCGCGCACGCCCCGGCACTGATCGACGCGCCGGCCGCGGCGGGCGCCGACTTCTGGACCGGCAACTTCCACAAGTGGCCGGCCGCGCCGCGGGCGACGGCCGGTCTGGTGGTCGCCGAGCGGTGGCGGGCGGCGTCGAAGCCGCTGATCGTGTCGTGGTCGGAGTACGACGAGCGGATGCCGGAGCGCTTCGACACCCAGGGCACGTACGACTACGTGCCGTGGATCGCGGCGCCGGAGTCGCTGCGGGCGCTTGCGGACCTGAACTGGCCGACCCGCCGCCCGCAGCTGACCGGCCTCGTCGAGGAGGGCTCGAGGATCCTCGCCAAGGCGCTGGGAACCGGGATCGCCGAGGTGGTGCACCCGCCGGCGACGATGCGCCTGGTCGAGCTGCCGTCGTCGGTCGATCTGGCCGGCGGCGAGGCGCTCAAGAAGCGGGTGTCGCGCGAACTGAAGGCCGAGATCACGCTGACCGGCTTCGAGGGCCGCGGCTTCGTCCGGTTGTCGGCACATGCCTACAACTCGCTCGCCGACTACGAGAAACTGTCCGCGGGCCTGCCTAGGCTCCTCGCGTGA
- a CDS encoding polysaccharide lyase 6 family protein, giving the protein MDRRTFLAATGLTAAALTTLPTLSATADTPRRLVRSLDELRAAIARAVPGTVITVADGTYDVPAGAPIAITGKRGSRGAPIVIRAESVGGVVLTGEQSFVLTGSSDVTLSGFAFRQRTTLDVPPDCRRIRLTRNDFQLADLEGLHWVMVRADESTVDRNDFHGKSTLGIYLGIEGAGADQMARGVHVTRNHFRDHTFPGDNGGEPIRLGVSPRALSTAGAVVELNLFERANGDPEAISVKSSGNVIRHNTIRDSFGGIVLRHGNRNRVEGNYLLSGENGIRIYGDDHLIVNNYVERISGAGIVLGSGNVRDHYPGEPAASRRGNDAPDRVRIALNTVLDCEAAIIGESHRTLPPLDCAVTDNLLMADSGQLVNMPFPDGITWSGNLHWGQAADGNAPAAGFTRADPRLVAGPDGVRRLAPGSPAINAASRAYPDVDVDLDGQHRTGRADVGADEYSVRSPAYRPLTPADVGPGSR; this is encoded by the coding sequence ATGGATCGACGCACCTTCCTGGCTGCCACCGGCCTGACCGCCGCCGCACTCACGACGCTTCCCACGCTCTCGGCAACCGCCGACACACCCCGTCGCCTCGTCCGCTCGCTGGACGAGCTGCGGGCTGCGATCGCCCGGGCGGTGCCGGGCACGGTCATCACCGTTGCCGACGGCACCTACGACGTACCGGCCGGGGCTCCGATCGCGATCACCGGCAAGCGCGGCAGCCGCGGCGCGCCGATCGTGATCCGGGCGGAGTCGGTCGGCGGTGTGGTGCTGACCGGTGAGCAGAGCTTCGTCCTGACCGGCTCGTCGGACGTGACGCTCAGCGGGTTCGCGTTCCGGCAGCGGACGACGCTCGACGTACCGCCGGACTGCCGGCGGATCCGGCTGACCCGCAACGACTTCCAGCTGGCCGACCTCGAGGGCCTGCACTGGGTGATGGTCCGCGCGGACGAGTCGACGGTCGACCGGAACGACTTCCACGGGAAGTCGACGCTCGGCATCTACCTCGGGATCGAGGGCGCCGGCGCCGACCAGATGGCGCGCGGCGTGCACGTCACCCGGAACCACTTCCGCGACCACACGTTCCCCGGCGACAACGGCGGCGAGCCGATCCGGCTCGGTGTCAGCCCGCGGGCCTTGTCGACGGCGGGCGCCGTCGTCGAGCTGAACCTGTTCGAGCGCGCGAACGGCGACCCCGAGGCGATCTCGGTGAAGTCGTCCGGCAATGTCATCCGGCACAACACGATCCGGGACAGTTTCGGCGGGATCGTGCTGCGGCACGGCAACCGGAACCGGGTCGAGGGCAACTATCTGCTGTCCGGCGAGAACGGGATCCGGATCTACGGCGACGACCACCTGATCGTCAACAACTACGTCGAGCGGATCAGCGGTGCCGGAATCGTGCTGGGCAGCGGCAACGTCCGCGACCACTACCCCGGCGAACCGGCCGCCTCGCGGCGCGGCAACGACGCGCCGGACCGGGTCCGGATCGCGCTGAACACCGTGCTCGACTGCGAGGCCGCGATCATCGGCGAGAGCCACCGGACCCTGCCGCCGCTGGACTGCGCGGTGACGGACAATCTTCTGATGGCAGACAGCGGACAGCTCGTGAACATGCCGTTCCCGGACGGCATCACCTGGTCGGGCAACCTGCACTGGGGACAGGCCGCGGACGGCAACGCACCCGCCGCCGGCTTCACCCGCGCGGACCCCCGGCTCGTCGCGGGACCCGACGGGGTACGGCGCCTCGCGCCGGGCAGCCCGGCGATCAACGCCGCGTCGCGCGCGTACCCGGACGTCGACGTCGACCTGGACGGTCAGCACCGCACAGGTCGTGCCGATGTCGGCGCGGACGAGTACTCCGTGCGCAGTCCGGCGTACCGCCCGTTGACACCGGCCGACGTGGGGCCGGGGTCGCGATGA